In one Streptomyces venezuelae genomic region, the following are encoded:
- a CDS encoding Ku protein, which produces MARAIWTGVITFGLVSVPVGLYTAVENHTVHFHQLQRGTSDRIRNRRVNERTGKEVQTEDIVKGYEAAEGEYVVIEPDELDEVAPGRSRTIDISDFVDLDAIDPVYFDRTYYIAPRGKDHIKVYGLLREALAEVGKAGIATFVMRGKQYLTALRADEKVLVLQTLHWADEVRDPGRELPEVPSARAVKGKERDMAIQLIDALDAPWEPAKYHDTYQEKVRELVRAKAEGQEITAAEEAPEATNVVDLMEVLQGSLDRARGGKSGKGGKAAKRTNTKAASKSASKEPSKSDLKELSKSELYQRATEQNIEGRSKMTRDDLIDALSRAGRRGGKKSAA; this is translated from the coding sequence ATGGCACGCGCGATCTGGACCGGCGTGATCACCTTCGGGCTGGTCAGCGTGCCGGTGGGTCTGTACACCGCCGTCGAGAACCACACGGTCCACTTCCACCAGCTCCAGCGCGGCACCTCCGACCGCATCCGCAACCGGCGCGTCAACGAACGCACCGGGAAGGAGGTGCAGACCGAGGACATCGTCAAGGGGTACGAGGCGGCCGAGGGCGAGTACGTCGTCATCGAGCCCGACGAGCTGGACGAGGTCGCCCCCGGCCGGTCCCGGACCATCGACATCAGCGACTTCGTGGACCTGGACGCGATCGACCCGGTCTACTTCGACCGCACCTACTACATCGCGCCCCGCGGCAAGGACCACATCAAGGTGTACGGGCTGCTGAGGGAGGCGCTCGCGGAGGTCGGCAAGGCGGGCATCGCGACGTTCGTGATGCGCGGCAAGCAGTACCTGACCGCGCTGCGGGCCGACGAGAAGGTGCTCGTGCTGCAGACCCTGCACTGGGCGGACGAGGTCCGCGACCCGGGCCGGGAACTTCCCGAAGTGCCGTCCGCCCGGGCGGTCAAGGGCAAGGAGCGGGACATGGCGATCCAGCTGATCGACGCACTGGACGCTCCGTGGGAGCCCGCCAAGTACCACGACACCTATCAGGAGAAGGTGCGTGAGCTGGTGCGCGCGAAGGCGGAGGGCCAGGAGATCACGGCCGCCGAGGAGGCGCCGGAGGCCACCAACGTCGTCGACCTCATGGAAGTCCTGCAGGGCAGCCTCGACCGCGCTCGGGGCGGGAAGAGCGGCAAGGGCGGCAAGGCCGCAAAGAGAACGAACACGAAAGCGGCGAGCAAGAGCGCCTCGAAGGAGCCGAGCAAGAGCGACCTGAAGGAGCTGAGCAAGTCCGAGCTCTACCAACGCGCCACGGAACAGAACATCGAGGGCCGGTCCAAGATGACCAGGGACGACCTCATCGACGCACTGTCCCGTGCGGGACGCCGCGGCGGCAAGAAGAGCGCGGCCTGA